The following coding sequences are from one Sphingobium sp. Cam5-1 window:
- a CDS encoding globin domain-containing protein translates to MSQLSAETIAIVKATAPALRSHGVEITTAMYARLFQDASIKDMFDQAAQDSGEQPKRLAAAILGYAENIDKLQALTGAVERMVQRHVETGVKAEHYPKVAEALLPAIRDVLGADVATDAVLEAWGKAYWFLAEILIGKEAQAYEDAEAA, encoded by the coding sequence ATGAGCCAGCTCAGCGCTGAAACCATCGCGATCGTCAAGGCAACCGCTCCCGCGCTGCGGAGCCATGGGGTGGAAATCACGACCGCCATGTATGCGCGCCTGTTCCAGGATGCGTCGATCAAGGACATGTTCGATCAGGCGGCACAGGACAGCGGTGAGCAGCCCAAGCGTCTGGCCGCGGCTATCCTTGGCTATGCCGAGAATATCGACAAGCTGCAGGCGCTCACCGGCGCGGTCGAGCGTATGGTGCAGCGGCACGTCGAAACCGGCGTGAAGGCTGAACATTATCCCAAGGTTGCCGAAGCGCTGCTGCCCGCGATCCGCGATGTCCTGGGCGCGGATGTTGCCACGGATGCTGTGTTGGAAGCGTGGGGCAAGGCCTATTGGTTCCTCGCCGAGATATTGATTGGCAAGGAAGCGCAGGCTTATGAGGATGCTGAAGCGGCTTGA
- a CDS encoding AmpG family muropeptide MFS transporter translates to MNDIAVGTRGWLDAVKPYVEKAPLAALFLGISSGFPFAMIGANLASRLAQDGIDKKSVTAFSLVLLAYNLKWLWAWVIEGVKLPLLHRLGQRVSWMLVAGLLVMAAVVNLAVVDPATDLMGTVRAAILLGIAGATFDIIIDGYRIEILRPEQLGIGAGMSQYGWRIGAAAAGALALVVAQYWDWTLAYLVCSLFALPAMLAALIVGEPERHREIASRKTGGELAQAIIGPFVDFFKRKGALLVLLFIIVHKIGDTLANLTFRLLFNDLGYSNEEIAIYDVGVGFWALLAGIFVGGVLYARLGLKRSVFISLVLMAVSNFSFAMLAATGKSNVGMAGAIGFENFASGIGGVAVVAYFSALCDLRFTAAQYAMISAAASIVGRFLTGTSAGALIERFGYVDFYLLTTVLALPGIILFWLMMRSGLVDASVGSAATDDGGQAPA, encoded by the coding sequence ATGAATGACATTGCCGTGGGCACCCGAGGCTGGCTGGATGCGGTGAAGCCCTATGTAGAGAAGGCGCCGCTCGCCGCGCTGTTCCTCGGTATCTCGTCGGGCTTTCCCTTTGCGATGATCGGCGCGAACCTGGCGTCGCGGCTGGCGCAGGACGGGATCGACAAGAAGAGCGTCACGGCGTTCAGCCTGGTGCTGCTTGCCTATAATCTCAAATGGCTGTGGGCCTGGGTGATTGAGGGGGTGAAGTTACCCCTGCTGCATCGGTTGGGGCAACGCGTGTCGTGGATGCTGGTGGCGGGGCTGCTGGTGATGGCAGCCGTGGTCAATCTGGCCGTGGTCGATCCGGCAACCGACCTTATGGGCACGGTGCGGGCGGCGATCCTGCTGGGGATAGCGGGGGCGACGTTCGACATCATCATCGATGGCTATCGGATCGAGATATTGCGGCCCGAGCAATTGGGTATTGGCGCGGGCATGTCGCAATATGGCTGGCGCATCGGTGCGGCGGCGGCGGGCGCTCTGGCGCTGGTGGTGGCGCAATATTGGGACTGGACGCTGGCCTATCTGGTCTGTTCGCTGTTTGCGCTGCCCGCGATGCTGGCGGCGTTGATCGTTGGCGAGCCGGAGCGGCATCGCGAGATTGCTTCCCGGAAGACGGGCGGGGAATTGGCGCAGGCGATCATTGGGCCGTTCGTTGATTTCTTCAAGCGCAAGGGCGCGCTGCTCGTCCTGCTGTTCATCATCGTCCACAAGATCGGCGACACGCTGGCCAACCTGACATTCCGGCTGCTGTTCAACGATCTGGGGTACAGCAATGAGGAGATCGCGATCTACGATGTGGGCGTGGGTTTCTGGGCATTGCTGGCCGGGATTTTCGTGGGCGGGGTGTTGTATGCGCGGTTGGGGTTGAAGCGGTCGGTGTTTATCAGCCTGGTGCTGATGGCGGTGTCGAACTTCAGCTTTGCCATGCTGGCGGCGACCGGAAAGAGCAATGTGGGCATGGCGGGTGCCATTGGGTTCGAGAATTTCGCTAGCGGGATCGGCGGCGTTGCCGTGGTCGCCTATTTCTCCGCGCTGTGCGATTTGCGCTTCACCGCCGCGCAATATGCGATGATTTCGGCGGCGGCGAGCATTGTCGGGCGGTTTCTGACGGGGACGTCGGCGGGCGCGTTGATCGAGCGGTTCGGCTATGTCGATTTCTACCTGCTGACGACCGTGCTGGCGCTGCCGGGCATTATCCTGTTCTGGCTGATGATGCGCAGCGGGCTGGTGGATGCGAGTGTCGGCAGCGCCGCTACGGATGACGGGGGTCAGGCTCCGGCGTAA
- the rsmD gene encoding 16S rRNA (guanine(966)-N(2))-methyltransferase RsmD — protein sequence MRIIAGQWRGRPLAAPKGDATRPTADRTRETLFSMLVSRIGSFEGLAVGDFFAGSGALGFEALSRGAASCLFVEQDQAALNVIRANGDKLGIRPDIRQSSVLSLGPASNPLDLIFIDPPYNSGAGVVALDKLSRLGWTGPATWISIETDRREDVEVKGFVVEATRDVGKARLTLLRAIPSPL from the coding sequence ATGAGAATCATCGCAGGCCAATGGCGCGGCCGCCCGCTGGCAGCTCCCAAAGGCGACGCCACCCGCCCCACGGCCGACCGTACGCGCGAAACGCTCTTTTCGATGCTGGTGAGCCGCATCGGATCATTTGAAGGGTTGGCCGTCGGCGATTTCTTTGCAGGATCGGGCGCCTTGGGCTTTGAAGCCCTGTCCCGTGGCGCGGCTAGCTGCCTCTTCGTTGAACAGGATCAGGCGGCTCTCAATGTGATCCGCGCCAATGGCGACAAGCTCGGCATCCGGCCCGACATTCGGCAGAGCAGCGTGCTCTCCTTGGGGCCTGCGTCGAACCCGCTGGACCTGATTTTCATAGACCCGCCTTATAATAGCGGCGCAGGCGTCGTCGCTCTCGATAAGTTAAGCCGTCTGGGCTGGACCGGCCCCGCTACCTGGATCAGCATCGAAACCGATCGCCGCGAAGATGTGGAGGTCAAGGGCTTTGTCGTGGAGGCAACCCGCGACGTCGGCAAGGCACGCCTGACCCTCTTAAGAGCGATTCCCTCTCCCCTTTAG
- a CDS encoding ATP-dependent helicase, which translates to MTLPAPTPDDPPYLQGLNEPQREAVLTVEGPVLVLAGAGTGKTAALTARLAHLIATRRAYPSEILAVTFTNKAAREMRERVGRMIGPAVEGMPWLGTFHAIAAKMLRRHAELVGLQSNFTILDTDDQLRLMKQLIQAEGIDEKRWPARQLGGLIDQWKNKGLTPDEISAGDSESYGNGRGQKLYAAYQARLRDVNACDFGDLLLHILTILKRHRDVLESYQQRFRYIMVDEYQDTNSSQYLWLRLLAQQRKNICCVGDDDQSIYSWRGAEVANILRFEKDFPGAKIVRLEQNYRSTPHILGAASGVIAENGNRLGKTLWTDIDIGEKVRVIGVWDGPEEARRVGDEIEAIERSGRSLEEVAILVRAQHQTREFEDRFIQIGLAYRIVGGFRFYERAEIRDALAYLRLVNQPADDLAFERIVNVPKRGLGEKAVEKLHRLARAEAIPLALAAARILDTDEMTPQARRSLGAFIGDLARWRDRATQLPHAELARQILDESGYTAMLQAERTAESAGRLENLNELTRAMEEYETLGAFLEHVSLVMDNDAQAEERKVTIMTIHAAKGLEFDTVFLAGWEEGIFPSQRALDEGGLNSLEEERRLAYVAITRARKLCVILHAANRRIYGQWTSSIPSRFVGELPPEHVEEESSMAGGASLWRANWSERADPFSNVQRGSGRGPGWQRAQQSGQFSREAVRIVEARASAVYLGNKGRDDMHLGLRVFHQKFGYGTIAEIEGNKLEIDFETAGRKRVMDSFVQPA; encoded by the coding sequence ATGACCCTCCCTGCTCCAACGCCTGATGATCCGCCCTATCTTCAGGGCCTCAATGAGCCCCAACGGGAAGCTGTCCTCACTGTCGAGGGTCCGGTTCTTGTTCTGGCGGGCGCCGGAACGGGCAAGACGGCTGCGCTGACCGCACGGCTGGCGCATCTTATAGCTACGCGCCGCGCCTATCCGTCGGAAATCCTGGCGGTCACCTTCACCAACAAGGCCGCGCGCGAAATGCGCGAGCGTGTCGGACGTATGATCGGTCCGGCAGTGGAAGGCATGCCATGGCTTGGAACATTTCATGCCATCGCTGCCAAAATGCTTCGCAGACATGCCGAATTGGTCGGCCTGCAATCCAACTTCACCATTCTTGATACAGACGATCAGCTTCGGCTGATGAAGCAGCTGATCCAGGCTGAAGGGATTGATGAAAAGCGCTGGCCCGCGCGGCAGCTGGGTGGCTTGATCGATCAGTGGAAGAATAAGGGTCTGACTCCTGACGAAATCAGCGCCGGAGATAGCGAATCTTACGGGAATGGGCGTGGGCAGAAATTATACGCTGCCTATCAAGCCCGCCTTCGCGATGTAAATGCCTGCGACTTCGGCGACTTGCTGCTCCATATACTCACCATATTGAAGCGCCACCGGGATGTGCTCGAAAGCTATCAACAGCGGTTCCGCTACATCATGGTGGACGAATATCAGGACACCAACAGCAGCCAGTATCTCTGGCTCCGCCTGCTGGCTCAGCAGCGCAAGAATATCTGCTGCGTGGGTGATGACGATCAGTCCATCTATTCGTGGCGCGGCGCGGAAGTCGCCAACATCCTGCGATTTGAAAAGGACTTCCCGGGCGCCAAGATTGTCCGCCTGGAGCAGAATTACCGATCCACGCCTCATATCCTGGGCGCCGCGTCCGGTGTGATCGCCGAAAACGGCAACAGGCTGGGCAAGACGTTGTGGACCGACATCGACATCGGGGAAAAAGTCCGCGTCATCGGCGTATGGGACGGGCCAGAAGAGGCTCGCCGCGTCGGCGACGAAATCGAGGCGATCGAGCGCTCAGGTCGATCGTTGGAAGAGGTAGCTATCCTTGTCCGTGCGCAGCACCAGACCCGCGAATTTGAAGATCGATTCATTCAGATCGGTCTCGCATATAGGATTGTAGGCGGCTTTCGGTTTTACGAGCGGGCTGAGATCCGCGACGCGCTTGCCTATCTTCGCCTCGTCAACCAACCTGCCGACGACCTGGCATTTGAGCGGATCGTCAATGTTCCTAAACGCGGTTTAGGTGAAAAAGCCGTGGAGAAACTTCACCGCCTTGCTCGGGCCGAGGCCATACCCTTGGCGCTCGCTGCTGCACGAATTCTCGATACCGACGAAATGACTCCGCAAGCGCGCCGCAGCCTTGGCGCCTTTATCGGGGATTTGGCCCGCTGGCGCGACCGTGCGACGCAGCTTCCCCATGCCGAACTCGCGCGCCAGATACTGGATGAAAGCGGCTACACGGCAATGCTTCAGGCAGAACGCACAGCCGAAAGCGCGGGCCGCCTCGAAAACCTGAATGAACTTACCCGCGCGATGGAGGAATATGAAACGCTGGGCGCGTTCCTCGAACATGTGTCGCTAGTCATGGACAATGACGCGCAAGCCGAGGAACGGAAGGTCACGATCATGACCATCCATGCGGCCAAAGGGCTCGAATTCGACACTGTTTTCCTGGCGGGCTGGGAAGAGGGTATTTTCCCTTCGCAACGGGCGTTGGACGAAGGCGGTCTCAACAGTCTGGAGGAAGAACGTCGGCTCGCCTATGTGGCGATTACCCGCGCCAGGAAGCTGTGCGTCATCCTTCATGCGGCGAACCGGAGAATATATGGCCAGTGGACCAGTTCCATCCCGTCGCGGTTCGTAGGCGAGCTACCTCCGGAACATGTCGAGGAGGAAAGCAGCATGGCGGGCGGCGCATCCCTATGGCGTGCCAACTGGTCCGAGCGCGCTGATCCCTTCTCCAACGTGCAACGAGGCAGCGGGCGCGGCCCAGGCTGGCAGCGAGCGCAACAAAGTGGCCAGTTCTCCCGCGAAGCCGTGCGGATCGTTGAAGCGCGCGCGTCGGCGGTATACTTAGGCAACAAGGGGCGGGATGATATGCATCTGGGGCTGCGCGTATTTCATCAGAAATTTGGTTACGGCACGATTGCGGAGATCGAGGGCAACAAACTCGAGATCGATTTTGAAACGGCTGGCCGTAAGCGCGTGATGGATAGCTTCGTGCAGCCAGCGTGA
- a CDS encoding pseudouridine synthase encodes MEPPKKSAPPRRAGPGGPRRPTDGKPAGSSRPARPPFKKRSAAPVKPANPHPARVAAAASGTNEPQRIAKLLARAGVASRREVERMIEEGRVTLDGQLISTPATLLTSLNGVSVDGNPVAQPAPARLFLFHKPSGYLTTERDPRGRPTIYDRLPADLPRLMPIGRLDMTTEGLLLLTTDGEFKRQMELPATGVPRTYRARAFGEVSQAQLEDLFMGIEIDGIRYGQIEANLERRTGRNQWIEMTLTEGKNREVRRVLEHLGLQVSRLIRTSYGPFHLGELASGAVQEVRQHDLIVFRKSLKTPKS; translated from the coding sequence GTGGAGCCGCCGAAAAAATCAGCACCGCCGCGCAGGGCAGGACCGGGCGGCCCCCGGCGCCCCACCGACGGCAAACCCGCCGGTTCGTCGCGCCCTGCTCGCCCGCCTTTCAAGAAAAGAAGCGCTGCTCCCGTCAAGCCAGCCAATCCCCATCCGGCGCGCGTGGCCGCTGCCGCCAGCGGCACGAACGAACCGCAACGCATCGCAAAGCTGCTCGCTCGCGCCGGGGTCGCCTCGCGCCGGGAAGTGGAACGGATGATCGAGGAAGGCCGGGTCACTCTCGATGGTCAACTGATCTCGACCCCCGCGACCCTGCTGACCTCGCTCAATGGCGTGTCGGTGGATGGCAACCCGGTGGCGCAACCCGCTCCCGCCCGTCTCTTCCTGTTTCACAAGCCTTCGGGCTATTTGACGACCGAGCGCGACCCGCGCGGCCGCCCTACCATCTACGACCGCTTGCCCGCCGACCTTCCCCGCCTCATGCCGATCGGCCGTCTGGACATGACCACGGAGGGGCTTCTGCTCCTCACCACCGATGGCGAATTCAAACGGCAGATGGAATTGCCCGCGACCGGCGTGCCGCGCACCTATCGCGCCCGCGCCTTTGGTGAGGTCAGTCAGGCCCAGCTTGAAGATTTGTTCATGGGCATAGAGATTGACGGCATCCGCTATGGCCAGATCGAGGCCAATCTGGAACGCCGCACCGGCCGTAACCAGTGGATCGAAATGACCCTGACGGAGGGCAAGAACCGCGAAGTGCGGCGTGTTCTGGAGCATCTGGGTCTACAGGTAAGCCGCCTCATCCGCACCAGCTATGGCCCCTTCCATCTTGGCGAACTCGCGTCGGGCGCGGTGCAGGAAGTGCGCCAGCACGACCTCATCGTCTTCCGCAAGAGCTTGAAGACGCCCAAATCCTGA
- a CDS encoding Rrf2 family transcriptional regulator, with translation MQLTRHTDYALRVLIHLAVTPTGRATIPEVADAYALSRNHLMKVVHHLGQGGFILTQRGRGGGFTLARDPEAIKLGDVIRHTETDMNLADCANCSLRAACGLSGILKAATTAFLAVLDQHSLADAAKDRTGLAALIAALPGAVSPVSDACAPSSSNAVPRLD, from the coding sequence ATGCAATTGACCCGCCACACCGACTACGCCCTGCGCGTCCTCATCCATTTGGCCGTCACGCCAACAGGTCGTGCAACCATCCCCGAGGTCGCCGACGCCTACGCTCTTTCGCGCAATCATTTGATGAAAGTCGTCCACCACCTCGGCCAAGGCGGGTTCATCCTGACCCAGCGCGGCAGAGGCGGCGGCTTCACCCTGGCCCGCGATCCTGAAGCAATCAAACTGGGTGATGTAATCCGCCACACCGAAACGGACATGAACCTTGCAGACTGCGCAAACTGCAGCCTTCGCGCCGCTTGTGGCCTATCGGGCATTTTGAAGGCCGCAACTACCGCTTTTCTAGCAGTGCTCGACCAGCATAGCCTGGCGGACGCCGCCAAGGACAGAACCGGGCTGGCAGCACTCATTGCTGCCCTGCCCGGCGCTGTCTCCCCGGTCAGCGATGCCTGCGCGCCATCTTCTTCGAACGCGGTGCCTCGCCTGGATTGA
- a CDS encoding response regulator, which produces MFFGLVKGDSKPRQQAQAIISVLVVEDEPLVAFDNEHVLEQAGYRVAATVEDYDHAISVIEQDEVDLVIADITLHGDKTGIDVARHAYAKGLAVLFVSGACPIDAHEMAVGCLAKPYLPRDLLASIGVIEAVLRGGELPRVPRGLHLFDRVG; this is translated from the coding sequence ATGTTTTTCGGGCTAGTCAAAGGGGACTCGAAGCCGCGGCAGCAGGCACAGGCCATCATCAGCGTGCTGGTGGTGGAAGATGAGCCTTTGGTCGCCTTCGACAACGAGCATGTGCTGGAGCAGGCTGGCTACCGCGTGGCCGCGACGGTCGAGGATTATGACCATGCGATCAGCGTCATTGAGCAGGATGAGGTCGATTTGGTGATCGCCGATATTACCCTGCATGGCGACAAGACGGGCATTGATGTGGCGCGTCATGCCTATGCGAAGGGGCTGGCGGTGCTGTTCGTCAGCGGTGCCTGTCCGATTGATGCGCATGAGATGGCGGTAGGGTGTCTGGCGAAACCTTATTTGCCGCGCGATCTGCTGGCTTCGATCGGGGTGATTGAGGCGGTGCTGCGTGGTGGGGAGCTGCCGCGGGTGCCGCGTGGATTGCATTTGTTTGATCGGGTGGGGTGA
- the accD gene encoding acetyl-CoA carboxylase, carboxyltransferase subunit beta has protein sequence MSWINRVRNAVPFLAKKETTAETLWHKCPSCTEMIFIKEWEDNLSVCPRCDHHGRIGPSERFEQILDAGFILLPTPPVQEDPLKFRDSKRYPDRIKAARASTGDQDALINARGAIDDVPLVMGVQNFAFMGGSMGMGVGAAFIQGVNEAIGHKCPYVIFTAAGGARMQEGILSLMQMPRSTVAIQKLHAAGLPYIVVLTDPTTGGVTASYAMLGDVQIAEPNALIGFAGQRVIESTIREKLPDGFQRAEYLLEHGMLDMVVHRSELRDTLARVIGYLAPRAAA, from the coding sequence ATGAGCTGGATCAACCGCGTCCGCAACGCCGTTCCCTTCCTCGCAAAGAAGGAAACCACCGCCGAGACGCTGTGGCACAAATGCCCGTCCTGCACTGAGATGATCTTCATCAAGGAGTGGGAGGATAATCTCTCCGTCTGCCCGCGCTGCGACCATCACGGCCGCATCGGCCCGTCTGAACGGTTCGAGCAAATCCTCGACGCGGGCTTCATCCTGCTCCCCACCCCACCGGTGCAGGAAGACCCGCTCAAATTCCGCGATTCCAAGCGCTATCCCGACCGCATCAAGGCCGCCCGCGCGTCGACAGGCGATCAGGACGCCCTCATCAACGCGCGCGGCGCGATCGACGATGTGCCGCTGGTCATGGGCGTGCAGAATTTCGCCTTCATGGGCGGCTCCATGGGCATGGGCGTCGGCGCGGCCTTCATCCAGGGCGTCAACGAAGCCATCGGCCACAAATGCCCCTATGTCATCTTCACCGCAGCAGGCGGCGCACGCATGCAGGAGGGCATATTGTCCCTCATGCAAATGCCGCGCTCGACTGTCGCCATCCAGAAGCTGCACGCGGCGGGCCTGCCCTATATCGTCGTCCTCACCGATCCGACGACCGGCGGCGTCACGGCGAGCTACGCCATGCTGGGCGACGTCCAGATCGCCGAGCCGAATGCTCTCATCGGCTTCGCAGGCCAGCGGGTCATCGAAAGCACGATCCGCGAAAAGCTGCCCGATGGTTTCCAGCGTGCCGAATATCTGCTGGAACATGGCATGCTCGACATGGTCGTCCACCGCAGCGAATTACGCGACACGCTGGCCCGTGTGATCGGCTATCTAGCCCCTCGCGCAGCCGCCTGA
- a CDS encoding TIGR02300 family protein, translating into MVKAEWGTKRTCPKCATRFYDLGKDDPVTCINCNTAWEPEPVLKSKQPLPYEEAPKKVIETADGELETADDDLDLDLDVDDDGDSPDNDVDLGGDDDLGVDAAADDGDDDN; encoded by the coding sequence ATGGTCAAGGCTGAATGGGGCACGAAGCGTACCTGCCCGAAATGCGCCACGCGCTTCTATGACCTGGGCAAGGACGACCCGGTCACCTGCATCAACTGCAACACCGCTTGGGAACCCGAACCCGTCCTGAAGTCGAAGCAGCCGCTGCCGTACGAGGAAGCGCCAAAGAAGGTTATCGAAACCGCCGACGGGGAGCTGGAGACGGCAGATGACGATCTGGATCTTGATCTGGATGTCGATGATGATGGCGATTCGCCGGACAATGACGTTGACCTGGGCGGTGACGATGACCTCGGCGTGGATGCGGCCGCCGACGACGGCGACGACGACAATTAA
- a CDS encoding DUF6628 family protein, with amino-acid sequence MPHGEITPLDLPGAMPPGYGNRLFLYAMRRMASAGVDDAHAANAMLGAFGRSYRRPLVLMRAMMLELARCATRRILVAPCCCARMTADEASLMHSISTALQDPPASYEQLASLLGTEDVLGALTCLQAVSQAHSDLGRPLDLYAGA; translated from the coding sequence ATGCCCCATGGAGAGATCACGCCCCTCGACCTGCCAGGCGCAATGCCTCCCGGCTACGGCAACCGCCTGTTCCTCTATGCGATGCGCCGCATGGCCAGCGCGGGGGTCGATGATGCCCACGCCGCCAACGCCATGCTCGGCGCGTTCGGGCGCAGCTACCGCCGCCCTCTTGTCCTCATGCGCGCCATGATGCTCGAACTTGCCCGCTGCGCTACCCGCCGGATACTCGTCGCGCCTTGCTGCTGCGCCCGTATGACCGCCGACGAAGCATCGCTCATGCATTCGATCAGCACAGCGCTACAGGACCCGCCCGCATCCTATGAGCAACTCGCCTCGCTGCTCGGCACGGAAGATGTGCTAGGCGCCCTCACCTGCCTGCAAGCCGTCTCTCAAGCCCATAGCGACCTAGGCCGCCCGCTGGACCTTTACGCCGGAGCCTGA
- a CDS encoding Fe-S oxidoreductase, whose translation MKSIMLAGAAMLAFTTGATGIAIAQGVPDSTAQPPATDSMPTDPATPASPATATDPNAGQPTGEVPADTGMMPATPGMPKDPAAPVGSSANPVTVGGNMTPPPAGGKDYPLCSRTVQDSCINPGEAPRSKKMARRHR comes from the coding sequence ATGAAATCGATCATGCTTGCGGGTGCCGCCATGCTGGCTTTTACCACCGGCGCTACTGGCATTGCGATCGCTCAGGGTGTGCCGGACAGTACGGCCCAACCCCCAGCCACTGATAGCATGCCGACGGATCCGGCTACGCCTGCGAGCCCTGCAACAGCGACAGATCCCAATGCTGGTCAGCCGACTGGAGAGGTTCCAGCCGACACCGGCATGATGCCCGCAACGCCGGGTATGCCCAAGGACCCTGCCGCGCCTGTGGGCAGTTCGGCCAATCCGGTGACCGTTGGCGGTAACATGACCCCTCCGCCTGCGGGCGGTAAAGATTATCCGCTATGCAGTCGCACGGTACAGGATAGCTGCATCAATCCAGGCGAGGCACCGCGTTCGAAGAAGATGGCGCGCAGGCATCGCTGA
- a CDS encoding bifunctional folylpolyglutamate synthase/dihydrofolate synthase encodes MPDHAFSDDPAVQSQLDRLATLSPGADILGLERITSLLDRLGNPHRELPPIFHVAGTNGKGSTCAFLRAALEADGRSVHVFTSPHLVRFNERIRINGQLISDEALARYLSRVLDVAEGIGASFFEVTTAAAFLAFAEHPADACILEVGLGGRLDATNIIENPAVCGIAQLGIDHQAFLGNTLRDIAAEKAGIAKPGAALVTQRYPESLAPAMREAASRARTDWLPMGQSWDAASYRDRLHYRDEQGRIETPLPRLPGAHQVQNAALAFAMLRHQTALPVSEAALKAAPLWAHWPARLQRLDHGPLLAPLPPESEAWLDGGHNAGAGEAISAFFTADRLADRKLHLMIGMLANKEVDAFLSPFAGRIAHIHALPVPGHEHHSANRFAAIAERWGIECTAHANPAAAINAVAASSQIEAPLLLIAGSLYLAGEILRLNEQYPD; translated from the coding sequence ATGCCCGACCACGCCTTTTCGGACGACCCGGCGGTCCAATCGCAGCTGGACCGCCTTGCCACGCTGTCGCCGGGCGCGGACATATTGGGTCTCGAACGCATTACCAGCCTGCTTGACCGGCTCGGCAATCCGCACCGCGAGTTGCCGCCCATCTTCCACGTCGCAGGCACCAACGGCAAAGGCTCGACTTGCGCATTCTTGCGCGCCGCGCTCGAAGCCGACGGCCGCAGCGTCCACGTCTTCACCTCGCCTCATCTCGTCCGCTTCAACGAACGCATCCGCATCAACGGCCAGCTGATCAGTGACGAAGCGCTCGCCCGCTATCTCTCCCGCGTCCTGGACGTGGCCGAAGGCATCGGCGCCAGTTTCTTCGAAGTCACCACCGCCGCCGCCTTCCTCGCCTTCGCCGAGCATCCAGCCGACGCCTGTATCCTCGAAGTGGGGCTGGGCGGCCGCCTGGACGCTACCAACATCATCGAAAATCCCGCCGTCTGCGGCATCGCCCAGCTCGGGATCGACCATCAGGCGTTCCTCGGCAACACGCTGCGCGACATCGCGGCGGAGAAGGCGGGCATCGCCAAGCCCGGCGCCGCCTTGGTAACTCAGCGCTACCCCGAATCACTGGCCCCCGCGATGCGCGAAGCCGCGAGCCGCGCCCGCACCGACTGGCTCCCCATGGGCCAAAGCTGGGACGCCGCCAGCTACCGTGACCGCCTGCACTATCGCGACGAACAAGGCCGCATCGAAACCCCGCTCCCCCGCCTTCCCGGCGCGCATCAGGTGCAGAACGCCGCCCTCGCCTTCGCCATGTTGCGCCATCAAACCGCCCTGCCCGTCAGCGAAGCCGCGCTCAAAGCCGCCCCCCTCTGGGCGCACTGGCCCGCCCGGCTCCAACGCCTGGACCACGGCCCGCTGCTAGCCCCCCTCCCCCCGGAAAGCGAAGCCTGGCTAGACGGCGGCCACAATGCCGGAGCCGGAGAAGCCATCAGCGCCTTCTTCACCGCAGATCGTCTCGCCGACCGCAAACTTCACCTCATGATCGGCATGCTCGCCAACAAGGAAGTGGATGCCTTCCTCTCCCCCTTCGCCGGACGCATAGCCCACATCCACGCGCTGCCCGTCCCCGGCCACGAGCACCATTCCGCCAACCGCTTCGCCGCCATCGCGGAGCGCTGGGGCATCGAATGCACAGCGCATGCCAACCCCGCCGCCGCCATCAACGCAGTTGCGGCGTCATCCCAAATAGAAGCCCCCCTCCTGCTCATCGCCGGGTCCCTCTACCTCGCAGGCGAAATTTTGCGCCTGAACGAGCAATATCCCGACTGA